In a single window of the Blastopirellula marina genome:
- a CDS encoding patatin-like phospholipase family protein, with protein sequence MASTRFFKSCLGVFQGGGCRGAALAGAYAAAIESGVHFAEVAGTSAGSIIAVLVGAGASPEFVWKKLSELEFERFLQKPDPVEPSVGWLSRYAISWKSKELAEVLRRGGLYSSSYIETWVDDALAELLPDAPRPIQFGSLVKPTYVVASNVDGAKVHVWSKPGTNEEPVGTAVRASCSIPFFFQAVRHGKNKFVDGGMLSNLPLFVFSPTTGARRPSSSKILAFRLESDFRRADTDDLFDFTKALTNVIVDGATELQCRLHRELHEIRIPTGNVTATDFERLANDENGELIRDLYCKGKVATESFIANELMNVRSKSGGAIECDDEDATYFEIIELGDQNPTEIFIVSRRARWAWDLFPTLINWIRKGIEIRVLLETASNDPAEKQRRDLVRKMIPNVHVTDEVPFEGFLFRNSEVGDFSAVVFHAESERDCPAAAKYSGDLHTAAVSALFSMVEQKFTSQRNNQSPKLVAVQSNRYFELLKKGVAQYNDARFSIKRLPVSELFLTAGDIREYKYRQIVSLANLYDTYSLDLFGPVQVEIGEFASLVTPPVVEASSEKSIVIQGNTRAAYCHLNSIRELNCIVVDGVSAPLPVTPVEIRRMRVVTQRQRPELNYGLFRKVERAVRPYK encoded by the coding sequence GTGGCTTCGACGAGATTTTTTAAGAGTTGTCTGGGTGTGTTCCAGGGCGGCGGTTGTCGTGGTGCCGCACTCGCAGGCGCATATGCCGCCGCAATCGAATCAGGTGTGCACTTCGCCGAAGTGGCGGGTACGTCTGCGGGCTCAATCATCGCCGTTCTGGTTGGAGCCGGGGCCTCACCTGAATTCGTTTGGAAGAAACTAAGCGAACTCGAGTTCGAACGCTTTCTTCAAAAACCTGATCCAGTCGAGCCAAGCGTTGGGTGGTTATCGAGGTATGCGATCTCTTGGAAGAGCAAAGAATTGGCTGAAGTCCTTCGACGGGGTGGGCTGTATTCCTCTTCGTACATAGAAACCTGGGTGGATGACGCACTGGCTGAACTTCTGCCAGACGCGCCGCGACCAATTCAGTTTGGGAGCTTAGTCAAACCGACGTATGTCGTTGCATCAAACGTGGATGGAGCCAAAGTTCACGTGTGGAGCAAGCCTGGTACCAATGAAGAGCCTGTCGGCACCGCGGTAAGGGCCTCCTGTTCGATCCCGTTTTTCTTCCAAGCCGTTCGACACGGTAAGAACAAGTTTGTCGATGGCGGCATGCTCTCGAACCTACCCCTTTTCGTATTCAGCCCGACAACAGGGGCACGTCGCCCTTCCTCATCAAAGATCTTGGCTTTCCGCCTTGAGAGCGATTTTCGTCGAGCTGACACGGACGATCTCTTTGATTTCACGAAGGCCCTAACAAACGTAATTGTGGATGGTGCGACCGAGCTACAGTGTCGATTACACCGGGAACTACATGAGATTAGAATTCCAACTGGCAACGTGACGGCAACAGATTTTGAGAGGTTGGCGAACGACGAGAATGGAGAATTGATTCGAGACCTCTACTGCAAAGGAAAAGTGGCGACAGAATCGTTCATTGCGAATGAACTTATGAACGTTCGGTCCAAATCGGGCGGAGCAATTGAATGCGACGACGAGGACGCCACCTACTTTGAGATTATCGAACTTGGAGACCAGAATCCCACTGAGATATTCATCGTGTCTCGGAGAGCTCGATGGGCGTGGGATCTGTTTCCGACATTGATCAACTGGATCAGAAAAGGAATTGAAATTCGCGTATTGCTTGAGACCGCCAGTAACGATCCGGCAGAGAAGCAACGCAGAGACCTCGTACGCAAAATGATTCCCAACGTTCACGTAACGGACGAAGTTCCCTTCGAGGGGTTTCTATTTCGCAATTCGGAAGTGGGCGATTTTTCGGCCGTTGTGTTTCATGCGGAATCCGAACGAGACTGCCCGGCCGCGGCGAAGTACTCAGGAGACCTGCATACGGCTGCGGTTTCCGCATTGTTTAGTATGGTTGAACAGAAATTCACGTCGCAGCGCAATAATCAATCACCGAAGTTGGTTGCAGTTCAGTCAAATCGGTACTTCGAGTTGCTGAAGAAGGGAGTCGCCCAATACAACGACGCGCGTTTTTCAATCAAGCGCTTACCGGTTAGCGAGTTGTTTCTGACTGCGGGGGATATTCGCGAGTACAAATATCGGCAGATTGTTTCCCTCGCGAACCTCTACGATACCTACAGCTTGGACCTGTTTGGACCGGTACAGGTGGAGATCGGTGAGTTCGCCTCGCTTGTAACGCCGCCAGTTGTCGAAGCCTCTTCTGAGAAAAGTATCGTGATCCAGGGAAATACGCGAGCTGCGTATTGTCACCTAAATAGCATTCGTGAGCTCAACTGCATCGTCGTTGACGGGGTCAGCGCACCTCTTCCCGTGACACCTGTCGAAATTCGTCGCATGCGAGTCGTTACACAAAGACAACGCCCTGAGCTCAACTACGGACTATTTCGCAAGGTCGAGCGAGCAGTACGTCCTTACAAATAA